Sequence from the Polynucleobacter sp. Adler-ghost genome:
TTCACGCCGAGTGAAACACGGTTCTTCTCTTGATCGAACTTCAAAATCTTCGCGGTAACTTCTTGACCAACAGTCAACATCTCGCTTGGGTGACGTACACGACGCCATGCCAAATCGGTAATGTGCAAGAGGCCGTCAATACCACCGAGGTCCACGAACGCACCGTAGTCAGTAATATTTTTAACGATACCTTGAACAACGCTACCTTCCTTGAGGTTAGACATCAACTTCGCGCGCTCTTCACCTTGGCTAGCTTCAACAACTGCACGACGTGACAACACTACGTTGTTACGCTTGCGGTCAAGCTTGATAACCTTAAACTCCATCGTCTTACCTTCGTAAGGGCTGGTGTCTTTGATTGGGCGTGTGTCAACGAGTGATCCAGGCAAGAATGCGCGGATACCGTTAACCATGACTGTTAAGCCGCCTTTAACCTTACCGGTAACAGTACCAGTAACGATCTCAGCTTGCTCAAGCGCTTTTTCCAAGTTCATCCATGATGCCAAGCGTTTCGCTTTGTCACGGGAAAGGATTGTGTCGCCATAGCCGTTCTCTAGAGCGTCAATAGCAACAGAAACGAAATCGCCAGGAGCCACTTCAATCTCGCCAGCGTCGTTATGGAATTCTTCAACAGGAATAAACGCTTCGGATTTCAATCCAGCGTTAACAACGACGAAGTTATGGTCGATGCGAAGTACTTCAGCCGAAATAACTTGGCCGGTCTTCATATTCGATCGGGTTAATGATTCTTCAAATAGTTCTGCAAATGATTCAGACATTTATATATTCACTTTGTGCCGCCAGAAGGCCTGACGGGTTAGGTTAAAAAAGCCCCAAGAAACACGCTCAATTAGATAATCGCGTTGTAGAGTTTCTTAAGACGCCAAAACAACTTCTACTACTGTTTACTACCTACCCAAAACTAAGCTGTTGTTGATTGATACCAATCTAAAACCGTCTTAACTGCTTGATCTATCGATAATTCCGATGTTTCTAGCACTTTGGCGCCGTCTGCGACTAACAAAGGAGCGGCACCTCGACTACTATCTCTGGCATCGCGCTCTTGCAAATCATGCAACAAGTTCTCTAGTTTAGCAGAAATTCCCTTAGCTATCAATTGCTTATACCGTCGTTCAGCCCTAGCTTGGGCTGTCGCTGTTAGGAAAATCTTCAAAACAGCATCGGGAAATATCACACTTGCCATATCGCGACCATCAGCAACCAAGCCCGGAGCCCGCCTAAAACCATGCTGAACACCTACTAAAGCCTGCCTGACTTCTGGGTGCACCGCTATTGCAGAAGCACGCAAACCAATGCTTTCTGTCCGAATGGCATCGGTCACATCTTCGGAATTGAGCAAAATTTGACCATTTTTGAATGAAATCACCAGTTTTTTGGCCAAAATACCCAGTTCCGGGCCATTTTGAAGATCAACACATGCTTTTTGACTCCCCAAAGCGACGAGTCGGTAGAGTGCACCACTGTCCAAATAATGAAAGCCCAGCCTCTCGGCCACAAGGGAGGCAACCGTACCTTTACCAGAAGCGGTAGGTCCATCAATGGCGATGACTGGCGGTAAATTCATTAAAAGCGACTTCTAGGAGACGATCTTTGCAAACTCTGCAAAGTAAGTTGGGAAGGTTTTAGCAACGCAATTGGGATCGTTGATCTTGAGAGCATTGGGACCAAAAGCAGCTAGCGAGAAGCACATGGCCATACGATGGTCATCATAAGTATCAATACCTTCATCCGGAGACTTCCAATCAGAAATAGACGGCGGCGCTTGAACTACGATGTAATCAGCACCCTCTTGAACAATAGCGCCCACCTTTTTTAATTCTTTAGCCATTGCCGCAATACGATCAGTTTCCTTCACACGCCAGCTCGCAATATTATTCAAGCGCGTAGGTCCTTCAGCAAACAGTGCGGCAACAGCCAAGGTCATCGCCGCATCCGGAATCTCTGTGCAATCGATCGTAATACCATTGAGCTTGCCGTTGGCATTTTGAACGCCAGCAACTTCAATCCAATCCTCGCCCGACGAAATCTTCGCGCCCATTAAGGCTAAGGCATCAGCAAAAGCAACATCACCCTGAATACTTTGACTACCAACGCCTAAGACGCGCACTGGTCCACCACCAATCGCACCAAGTGCTAAGAAGTAAGAAGCAGACGATGCGTCACCTTCAACAGACAGCACTCCGGGACTTTGATATACCGCCTCAGAAGTTTTGGCAGGAATCACAAACGACTGGGCATCGGGGCAAGCTACTTTAACGCCAAAGCGCGCCATCAGCTTGAGCGTGATGTCAATATAAGGACGAGAAATCAATTCACCGATCACTTCAATCTTGACGGGCTCTTTTGCAACTAAAGGCAAGGCCATCAACAAGGCAGTCAGGAATTGGCTTGAGACATCGCCCCGCACCTTCACCACGTCTTTCATTTCAATATCAGCGGCAATGATCTTAATGGGTGGATAGCCTTCTTGTAATTCATAGTCAATCTTTGCCCCCACTTGGCGCAGGCCATCCACTAAATCTCGAATGGGTCTTTCATGCATACGAGGCACACCAGATAAACGGTAGTGACCGCCTTGCATAGCAAGAGCCGCTGTTAATGGACGAATTGCTGTACCTGCATTACCCATAAAGAGATCAGCATTTTGCACCGGGAACTTCCCGCTGCAACCTTCAACCACACAAACTTTGTCACCTTGATCACTTACCGATAAACCCAGCTGGCGAAGTGCATTACGCATCACCTGGGTATCGTCAGCATCTAGTAGATTTTTAAGTGTTGTAGTGCCTGACGATAGGGCGGCCAACAACAGGGCACGATTGGAAATGCTTTTTGATCCAGGTAAGACAATCGAACCCTGCGCTCGCTTGAATGGTCCAATTTTGATATCCGGCAATCCACTCATCAAAGCCCATCCAAATCTTGGCGTGCTTTGCTGGCCTTGTTGAATAACTTCTCCAAGCCTGCACCATCATTCTCAGCAATTAATTTACGCATGTGACTCACGATGAGCAAATATTGATCAAGCTCTTTAAGAACTGCAGTGCGATTACCCAGGCAAATATCACGCCACATCTCTGGGCTCGAAGCTGCAATACGCGTGAAATCTTTAAAGCCTGCGCCCACATGACTGAGTTTTTGATCGGCATCTTCTGAGTTCACAACACTAGCCATTAATGCATAAGACAATAGATGCGGTAAATGAGAGACTGCTGCATAAATCGCATCATGCTGAACACAAGAAATCCTTTTAACAACCGAGCCAACTGACTGCCAAAAGCCTTCGATTAGATCTGTATCTTGTGGAGAGTTTTCCTGTAAGGGACAAAGAATGGTTTGCTTACCTGCAAATAAATCTGCTTTCGCAGCGCTAGCACCATGTTGTGCACCACCAGCAATCGGGTGCGCCGGTACAAACTGACAAGCTTTTTTACCCAATACTTCTTTAGCAGCCAAAATCACATCGCCCTTAGTGCTGCCCGCATCTGTCATCATTGTTCTAGGCTCGAGATGAGGTTCAATGGTTTCAAAGGCTGCGCGCATTTGCGCTACTGGCATACACAACACAATCACGTCAGATTGCTTAGCCGCCTCAGCCAGTTCAACTACAGCATCTATAGCGCCCATTTTGAGGGCTTGATCTAAATTAGGGGCGCTACGGCCGACACCTAAGACCTGATTGACCACGCCCGCTTTTTTTAATGCAAGACCTAAGGAAGCACCAATGAGACCAACGCCAACAATCGCGACGGTACCGTAATTACTGGATGGGTTAATGATGGCCATTGGCTTATGAAATTTGTCTAATTGGCGTTGAATTAACGTTGCGCCAAAATATCTTTAAGAGCATCAATAAAAGCTGCATTCTCTTCAGGCAAGCCAATGGAAATACGTAACCATTGTGGCAAACCGTAATTGCCAACTGGACGAACAATAATGCCACGCTTAAGCAACTCTAAATTAATGCGAGCACCAGCACCATCATCCTCGCCAACCTTCACCAATACAAAGTTACCTGCTGATGGAAGATAAGTTAAGCCAAGCGCATCAAATGCTTGAGTAAGTTGAGCTAAACCAGTGCGATTCAATTCAAAGCCTTGCTGCAAGAAAGCAGAATCTTGGAACGCTGCGATCGCTGCGGCTTGTGCAAGACTATTAACGTTAAATGGCTGACGGATGCGATTGAGTAAATCCGTTAAGGCAGGCTGAGCCACACCATATCCGATTCGTAAACCTGCCAAACCATATGCCTTAGAAAAGCTTCGCGACAAAATCATATTGGGAAAACGCTTCACCCAAGCAATTGCGTCATAGCGCTTTTCTGGGGCAAGGTACTCGTTATAAGCTTCATCCAATACGACCACCACATGAGCAGGAACAGCCATTAAGAAATCCTCGATCTCTTTAGCGCTTAAGTAGCTACCAGTCGGATTATTTGGATTGGCCACAAACACCAACTTAGCTTTATCACCTGAGGCTTTAACTGCTTGCAACATAGCACGCAGATCATGACCATACATTGCAGTTGCAGCCACTTCAATCGCCTTAGCACCAACTGCTTGTGTTGCCAATGGATATACCGCAAAGGCATGTTTGGAGAAAACTACCTCATCGCCAGCTTGAGCTACTGCGCGTGCAGCTAACTCCAAAATATCATTACTGCCATTGCCTAAGGTAATCCAATCCGCTGGAACGCCTAAACGTAATGACAAAACATTCTTTAATTCAAAACCATTAGAGTCTGGATAGCGACCTAAGTCACTCGCAGCCTTGAGCATCGCGTCTTGCGCCGACTTTGGCATGCCTAATGGATTTTCATTGGAAGCTAATTTGACAATCTTGTTTTCATCAAGGCCGTACTCACGCGCGACCTCACTGATAGGTCGCCCGCCAACATAGGGCGCTATCGCATGGATATGCTTTAAACCGATATTAGATTTTGATGTCATGCTGAATGAGGATATGAGCCGAGGTTTTTATAAAAAGCAGCTGTCGTTTTTAAGTCTTCCAAGGCTTTAGCTACTTTTGCATCTTCAGCGTGCCCTGCTACATCAATATAGAAGTGGTACTCCCAAGTTCCCTTGCGAGCAGGACGAGACTCAAAGCGGTTCATGGAAACGCCATGCTTAGCTAAAGGCTCTAATAAACGATGTACTGCACCTGGTTGGTTATCCACTGATAGCACCAGAGATGTTTGATCTTTGCCGGTAGGCTGACACTCATAAGTTCCAACCACTACAAAACGGGTACGGTTGTGTGGATCATCCTGAATCTGCGCAGCCACAGCCTGCAATCCATAAGCTTCTTGCGCAGGGTCTCCAGCAATTGCTGCCAAGCTGGGGTCCAGAGAAGCCATACGCGCTGCCTCAGCGTTGCTACTGACTGCCTGGCGCTTCAATTGAGGCGCATGCACACTCAACCATTGCTGACATTGCGCTAAAGCTTGGGCGTGAGCGCAAACCGTGGTCACGCCATCTAAGTTACCGCTCTTAGTTAGCAGATGGTGACGAATAGGTAGCACCACTTCACCGCTAATCCGCATCGGTGAATCTAGAAGCAAGTCCAAGGTTCTTGAAATCGCACCCTCACTAGAATTTTCTACAGGCACAACCCCAAACTGCGCTGCACCCTTCTCCACCGCTTTAAATACTTCATCCAAACTATTGCAAGGAAGACCCGCAATCGAGTGGCCAAAATAGGTTTGAGCCGCTTGCTCTGAAAATGTTCCTACTGGTCCGAGATAGGCAATCGTCTGACGAGCCTCTAAGGCACGGCAAGCCGACATAACCTCACGCCAAATTGCCGCAATACCATCAGGTAACAAGGGGCCCTTGCTGAGCTCTTGTAGGCGCGCAACAACTTGACGCTCACGCTCAGGCCTAAATACTGGTGACGAAAACCCACCTTTTATGTGGCCAACCTCTTGAGCAGCTTTTGCGCGCTGTGATAACAAATCTAAAATCTGCGCATCCAGTGCATCGATTTTGTCGCGAATTGGCGCTAGTCGCTGTTCTTCTGTACTTGGGTCTTTGGAGCTCATTAGGCACGCCTTTCAAAGTCACGCATAAATTCCACCAAGGCCTTGACGCCCTCTAGTGGCATTGCGTTGTAAATACTGGCGCGCATACCGCCTGCCGCCTTGTGGCCGCGCAATGCAACTAAGCCTGCCACATTAGATTGCTCGAGAAACTGGGCGTTTAAATTTTCATCCTTTAGGAAGAAGGTGACATTCATACGAGAGCGATATTCTTTAGGAATGCGATTTTCGTAAAGACCGCTTTGATCCAAGAAGTTGTATAGCAAATCCGCTTTTTCTTGATTACGGCTCTCAATCGCTTTTACACCACCCTGCTTCAGTAACCACTTAAAGCCTAGTCCAGCCATATAAATCGAGAAAGTAGGCGGCGTGTTTAACATGGAGTCAGTTGCCGCTTGTTTAGACCAATCCCAAATCGATGGCGTAATTTTCATACCGTGACCCATCAAGTCTTTGCGTACGATCACAATCGTTACACCCGATGGGCCAATATTTTTTTGTGCGCCACCAAACCAGACGCCACATTTTGTGACATCGATTTCTCTAGATAGGATATTGCTAGAAATATCAGCGACCAAGAGCTTGCCGTTGACATCAGGTACATATGGAAACTCTACGCCACCAATAGTTTCATTCGCACAGTAATGAACGTAAGCAGCATCATCTGATAGTTGCCAAGTAGATCTTGCAGGAATCGTATTGAATTTTTCAGCTGCTGAAGAAGCTGCTAAATGAGCAACACCATACTTATCTGCTTCTTTATAAGACTTTTCTGACCAAATGCCAGTTACTAAAAAATCTGCCTTTGGACCATTCTTGGCTAAGGGCATCAGGTTCATGGGGATGGCAGCATTCTGACCCAATCCACCACCTTGAAGCATCAATATTTCATAGGAATCCGGAATGCCCATGAGGGTGCGTAAGTCTTGCAATACCTCCTCATACAGGGCCATGAACTCTTTGCCCCGATGGCTCACTTCCATGACGCTTGCACCCAAGCCCTGCCAATTCAACATCTCTGCAGCAGCCTGCTTCAATACCTCTTCAGGCAAGGTAGCAGGTCCCGCAGCGAAATTGAAAATGCGGCGGTCAAACGTCATGATGGGTTAATTAACCTTGAATGGATGCCAATTAGGCATCGCCAGCTTGATCAGAGTTGGAACCAAGCGCTGGATCGGCGGAAATATCTCCACTTTCACCGTCTTCAACATCATCCAAATCATTCTCATCATCAGAATCGCTTTCAGCAATACGCTGCAAGCCAGACAAACGTGTACCTTCATCAACGTTGATCAAAGTGACGCCTTGTGTTGCGCGCCCCATTTCACGAATCTCTGAAACACGAGTGCGCACCAAAATGCCGCCAGTAGTAATCAGCATAATTTGATCTTCAGGAGATACCAAAGCAGCGGCAACGACTTTTCCGTTTCGCTCAGTTGTCTGAATCGCAATCATGCCTTTGGTACCGCGACCATGACGGGTGTATTCACCAATCGGAGTGCGCTTACCAAAACCATTTTCTGTTGCAGTGAGTACGCTACTCGGAATTGCGAGACCATTCGCATCAACAACAGCCACTTCGGCACCTTCAGCAGCTTCAGCTGGAGCAACCAACATAGCAATTACTTGATGGCCTTCACCCAAGTTCATACCGCGCACACCGCGCGCCGTACGCCCCATTGGACGCACATCATTCTCATCAAAGCGCACTGCTTTACCAGCATCGGAGAACAACATCACATCATGCTGACCGTCAGTGATCGCTGCACCAACTAAGAAGTCGTTTTCATTTAAATCGACAGCAATAATTCCGGCCTTACGTGGATTAGAGAAGTCAGACAAACGCGTCTTTTTCACTGTACCCAAGCTTGTTGCCATGAATACGTAATGATCATCTTGATACCCCTTAATCGGGAGAATCACCGTAATCTTTTCGCCTTCAATCAAGGGGAACATATTCACGATTGGCTTGCCGCGTGAATTACGACTTCCTTGTGGAACTTCCCATACTTTGAGCCAATACATACGGCCACGATCGGAGAAGCACAAAATGATGTCATGTGTATTCGCAACGAAAAGTGTCTCAATCCAATCTTCGTTCTTGGTAGCTGCAGCTTGTTTGCCACGACCACCTCGTTTTTGCGCACGGTATTCACTCAGAGGCTGACTCTTCATGTAACCAGTGTTAGAAAGTGTGACCACCATATCTTGCGGAGTGATCAGGTCCTCTGTGAACAACTCGGTTGCATTCATTTCAATAAATGAACGACGACCAGAGTCACCACCAGCAATACCAAATTCCGCTTGAACTTCTTTCAACTCGGATTCAATGACTTGAGTGACACGTTCTGGCCTGGCGAGTAAGTCGAGCAAATCCGAAATCTCCGCCATCACATCTTTGTACTCATTCACAATCTTGTCTTGCTCAAGGCCAGTCAAACGTTGCAAACGCATCTGTAAAATTTCTTGTGCTTGGCTATCAGACAAACGATACAGGCCAGTAGTTTGCATACCGTACTCCGGTAACAAACCTTCAGGGCGGTAGGCATTGCGGCCGCCCGGGGTATCCGTCTCCGCACGTGCCAACATCTCGCGCACCATGGAGGAGTCCCAAGCCTTACTCATCAACTCTTGCTTAGCAACCACTGGGTTTGCAGCAGCTTTAATGATGGCAATAAATTCATCAATATTTGCCAATGCAACTGCCAAACCTTCTAAGACGTGGCCACGCTCACGCGCCTTGCGCAATTCAAAAATCGTACGACGCGTCACTACTTCGCGACGGTGTTGCAAGAAGTACTCCAGCATTTGCTTCAGATTCAATAGGCGCGGCTGGTTATCCACCAGGGCCACCATATTCATACCGAAGTTATCTTGCAGTTGAGTGCTCTTATATAAATTATTGAGAACCACTTCAGGCACTTCACCGCGCTTGAGCTCAATGACTACGCGCATACCTGACTTGTCAGACTCATCTCGGAGATCGGAGATGCCCTCTACTTTTTTCTCATTCACCAACTCAGCAATACGCTCGAGCAAGTTCTTTTTATTGACTTGGTATGGCAACTCATCCACGATGATGGCCTGACGAGCGCCCTTGTCGAGATCTTCAAAGTGGGTCTTTGCGCGCATCACCACACGGCCACGGCCAGTGCGATAGCCCTCACGAACCCCTTGAACACCATAAATAATTCCGGCAGTTGGGAAATCCGGGGCAGGAATGATCTCAATCAACTCATCAATCGAGCATTCTGGGTTGTGCAATACGTGTAAACAGGCTGTAACTACCTCATCCAGGTTATGAGGAGGGATATTGGTCGCCATACCCACGGCAATGCCAGAACTGCCGTTAATCAGCAAATTAGGCACTTTTGCAGGAAGGATCAGGGGCTCTTTCTCGCTACCGTCGTAATTTGGCCCGAAATCCACGGTTTCCTTGTCCAAATCGGCCAATAACTCATGGGCAATCTTACGAAGACGGATCTCGGTATAACGCATTGCAGCAGCGTTATCACCGTCTACGGAGCCAAAGTTGCCCTGTCCGTCAACCAGCATATAGCGCAGAGAGAAGTCCTGGGCCATGCGAACAATGGTGTCATAGACCGCAGAATCGCCATGTGGATGGTATTTACCGATCACATCGCCAACTATACGGGCAGATTTTTTGTAAGCGCGGTTCCAATCGTTGTTTAATTCATACATCGCGAATAAGACCCGGCGATGAACCGGTTTGAGGCCGTCACGTACGTCTGGCAGGGCTCTGCCGACAATGACGCTCATTGCGTAGTCCAAATAGGACCGCCGCATTTCGTCTTCTAGGGATATTGGTAGTGTTTCTTTAGCGGCTTGTTCCATTTAGAAATAATATCATTTTGATGACTGATAGCCCCTATGCTAAGATTCTGTCAGTTTGTACGAAATTGAGATGTGTCGCTTTGCGGTTTTTTGCTTCAAAGTAGGGCGAATTACATTTAAGTTTGACTTTAATTAAAAAAGAGATTTTTGAGGACTAAAAATGAACAAAACCCTAAAACTGGTACTTGCTGGCGTAATCACTGTTGCTGCTACTGCTACTTCCGCTCAAAACGTTGACAACTGGGTCAACTCAACCGGTATTACTTGGAAAAACGGCGACGGCACATTGTGCTGGCGTGACAACAGCTGGACTCCTGCAACTGCAGCTAAAGGTTGCGATGGTTTCTTGGCTCCTAGGGCTGCTGCTACATCTGGCGTAAGCCAAAGCAAGATCACTTTGCAAGCTGACACACTCTATGACTTCGACAAAGCAACATTGAAGGCAGAAGGTCAAGCAACTTTAGACAAAATCGCTAAAGATTTAAGCAAAATCAAATTAGAAGTAATTATTGCTGTTGGTAACACTGATAGCGTTGGTACTGATGCTTACAACATGGCTCTCGGCCAGCGTCGTGCTCAGTCAGTTAAAGCTTACTTAGTAAGCAAAGGTGTTGACGGTAGCCGTATTTACACAGAATCAAAAGGCAAGAGCAATCCAGTTGCAAGCAATGCAACTGCTGAAGGCCGCGCTAAGAACCGCCGCACCGACATCGAAGTTGTTGGTACAGCTGCAGTTAAGTAATTCTTTTTACTTGTAAAAAAGCCCGGTTCTGCCGGGCTTTTTTATTTCCGCTATATTCGTAATTCACTTACCTCAACGCGCTTCCTGCGCTTTTATTCCTATGAACGTCGATCAATCTGAAATCGCCAAATTTAGTGCCCTAGCCCATCGCTGGTGGGATCCCCACAGCGAATTCAAGCCTCTGCATGCCATTAACCCCCTGCGCCTGAATTGGATCAAGTCTTTTGTTGACCTTCAAGGCAAGAAGGTTCTGGATGTCGGTTGTGGTGGCGGAATTCTGGCGGAGTCAATTGCGCAGTCAGGGGCTGATACCTGTGGCATCGACCTATCCGAAAAAGCCCTCAAAGTCGCTGAGTTACATGCACTAGAGGTGGGCGCCACCCTCAAATACCGCTCCATTTCAGCTGAAGCACTAGCCGAGGAAGAGCCAGAACAGTACGACGTTGTGACCTGCATGGAGATGCTCGAGCATGTTCCAGACCCAGCCTCTGTGGTTCGAGCTTGTGCAAATCTCTGCAAGCCAGGCGGCACCCTCTTTTTTAGTACCCTGAACCGCAACCCTAAGTCTTACTTATTTGCCATTATTGGCGCTGAATACATCCTGCGACTACTCCCCAAGGGCACTCACGAATACGCCAAATTCATCAAACCCTCTGAATTAGTTGCATTTACTCGTCACGCCGGATTAGACATGCTCGGCATGAAGGGAATGACATACAACCCCATCACTCAGGTCTATAGCCTTGGTGATGATGTTGATGTGAACTATATGATTGCCGTGCGTAAATGAGTAGCAGGTTAGTAAGTCCTTACAAGGGCATCTTTTTTGATCTAGATGGCACCCTTGCTGACACAGCTCCAGACCTTGTTGCAGCCGCAAACCAGCTCCTCATCGCACGCAATCTTCCACCCATGCAATATGAGGTATTGCGTCCCCGTGCTTCTGCAGGGGCTCGTGGACTGATTAGAGGAGCATTTGGGATTGAGACCGATCACCCGGATTTCATTCCACTTCGAGATGAGTTTTTCTCAAACTATGAAAAAGCGCTCATGGTCAATAGTGTCATTTTTGATGGTATCGATCACTTGCTTAATCAATTGGATGGCGCAAAACTACCTTGGGGCATTGTTACCAATAAAAGCGAGCGCTTTACCAATCCCTTAACTGAGTTAATGGGCTTGAGACAAAGAGCAGTATCAACAGTTTCTGGCGATACC
This genomic interval carries:
- the cmk gene encoding (d)CMP kinase, with product MNLPPVIAIDGPTASGKGTVASLVAERLGFHYLDSGALYRLVALGSQKACVDLQNGPELGILAKKLVISFKNGQILLNSEDVTDAIRTESIGLRASAIAVHPEVRQALVGVQHGFRRAPGLVADGRDMASVIFPDAVLKIFLTATAQARAERRYKQLIAKGISAKLENLLHDLQERDARDSSRGAAPLLVADGAKVLETSELSIDQAVKTVLDWYQSTTA
- the aroA gene encoding 3-phosphoshikimate 1-carboxyvinyltransferase, coding for MPDIKIGPFKRAQGSIVLPGSKSISNRALLLAALSSGTTTLKNLLDADDTQVMRNALRQLGLSVSDQGDKVCVVEGCSGKFPVQNADLFMGNAGTAIRPLTAALAMQGGHYRLSGVPRMHERPIRDLVDGLRQVGAKIDYELQEGYPPIKIIAADIEMKDVVKVRGDVSSQFLTALLMALPLVAKEPVKIEVIGELISRPYIDITLKLMARFGVKVACPDAQSFVIPAKTSEAVYQSPGVLSVEGDASSASYFLALGAIGGGPVRVLGVGSQSIQGDVAFADALALMGAKISSGEDWIEVAGVQNANGKLNGITIDCTEIPDAAMTLAVAALFAEGPTRLNNIASWRVKETDRIAAMAKELKKVGAIVQEGADYIVVQAPPSISDWKSPDEGIDTYDDHRMAMCFSLAAFGPNALKINDPNCVAKTFPTYFAEFAKIVS
- a CDS encoding prephenate dehydrogenase/arogenate dehydrogenase family protein → MAIINPSSNYGTVAIVGVGLIGASLGLALKKAGVVNQVLGVGRSAPNLDQALKMGAIDAVVELAEAAKQSDVIVLCMPVAQMRAAFETIEPHLEPRTMMTDAGSTKGDVILAAKEVLGKKACQFVPAHPIAGGAQHGASAAKADLFAGKQTILCPLQENSPQDTDLIEGFWQSVGSVVKRISCVQHDAIYAAVSHLPHLLSYALMASVVNSEDADQKLSHVGAGFKDFTRIAASSPEMWRDICLGNRTAVLKELDQYLLIVSHMRKLIAENDGAGLEKLFNKASKARQDLDGL
- the hisC gene encoding histidinol-phosphate transaminase, with protein sequence MTSKSNIGLKHIHAIAPYVGGRPISEVAREYGLDENKIVKLASNENPLGMPKSAQDAMLKAASDLGRYPDSNGFELKNVLSLRLGVPADWITLGNGSNDILELAARAVAQAGDEVVFSKHAFAVYPLATQAVGAKAIEVAATAMYGHDLRAMLQAVKASGDKAKLVFVANPNNPTGSYLSAKEIEDFLMAVPAHVVVVLDEAYNEYLAPEKRYDAIAWVKRFPNMILSRSFSKAYGLAGLRIGYGVAQPALTDLLNRIRQPFNVNSLAQAAAIAAFQDSAFLQQGFELNRTGLAQLTQAFDALGLTYLPSAGNFVLVKVGEDDGAGARINLELLKRGIIVRPVGNYGLPQWLRISIGLPEENAAFIDALKDILAQR
- the pheA gene encoding prephenate dehydratase, with amino-acid sequence MSSKDPSTEEQRLAPIRDKIDALDAQILDLLSQRAKAAQEVGHIKGGFSSPVFRPERERQVVARLQELSKGPLLPDGIAAIWREVMSACRALEARQTIAYLGPVGTFSEQAAQTYFGHSIAGLPCNSLDEVFKAVEKGAAQFGVVPVENSSEGAISRTLDLLLDSPMRISGEVVLPIRHHLLTKSGNLDGVTTVCAHAQALAQCQQWLSVHAPQLKRQAVSSNAEAARMASLDPSLAAIAGDPAQEAYGLQAVAAQIQDDPHNRTRFVVVGTYECQPTGKDQTSLVLSVDNQPGAVHRLLEPLAKHGVSMNRFESRPARKGTWEYHFYIDVAGHAEDAKVAKALEDLKTTAAFYKNLGSYPHSA
- the serC gene encoding 3-phosphoserine/phosphohydroxythreonine transaminase translates to MTFDRRIFNFAAGPATLPEEVLKQAAAEMLNWQGLGASVMEVSHRGKEFMALYEEVLQDLRTLMGIPDSYEILMLQGGGLGQNAAIPMNLMPLAKNGPKADFLVTGIWSEKSYKEADKYGVAHLAASSAAEKFNTIPARSTWQLSDDAAYVHYCANETIGGVEFPYVPDVNGKLLVADISSNILSREIDVTKCGVWFGGAQKNIGPSGVTIVIVRKDLMGHGMKITPSIWDWSKQAATDSMLNTPPTFSIYMAGLGFKWLLKQGGVKAIESRNQEKADLLYNFLDQSGLYENRIPKEYRSRMNVTFFLKDENLNAQFLEQSNVAGLVALRGHKAAGGMRASIYNAMPLEGVKALVEFMRDFERRA
- the gyrA gene encoding DNA gyrase subunit A, whose protein sequence is MEQAAKETLPISLEDEMRRSYLDYAMSVIVGRALPDVRDGLKPVHRRVLFAMYELNNDWNRAYKKSARIVGDVIGKYHPHGDSAVYDTIVRMAQDFSLRYMLVDGQGNFGSVDGDNAAAMRYTEIRLRKIAHELLADLDKETVDFGPNYDGSEKEPLILPAKVPNLLINGSSGIAVGMATNIPPHNLDEVVTACLHVLHNPECSIDELIEIIPAPDFPTAGIIYGVQGVREGYRTGRGRVVMRAKTHFEDLDKGARQAIIVDELPYQVNKKNLLERIAELVNEKKVEGISDLRDESDKSGMRVVIELKRGEVPEVVLNNLYKSTQLQDNFGMNMVALVDNQPRLLNLKQMLEYFLQHRREVVTRRTIFELRKARERGHVLEGLAVALANIDEFIAIIKAAANPVVAKQELMSKAWDSSMVREMLARAETDTPGGRNAYRPEGLLPEYGMQTTGLYRLSDSQAQEILQMRLQRLTGLEQDKIVNEYKDVMAEISDLLDLLARPERVTQVIESELKEVQAEFGIAGGDSGRRSFIEMNATELFTEDLITPQDMVVTLSNTGYMKSQPLSEYRAQKRGGRGKQAAATKNEDWIETLFVANTHDIILCFSDRGRMYWLKVWEVPQGSRNSRGKPIVNMFPLIEGEKITVILPIKGYQDDHYVFMATSLGTVKKTRLSDFSNPRKAGIIAVDLNENDFLVGAAITDGQHDVMLFSDAGKAVRFDENDVRPMGRTARGVRGMNLGEGHQVIAMLVAPAEAAEGAEVAVVDANGLAIPSSVLTATENGFGKRTPIGEYTRHGRGTKGMIAIQTTERNGKVVAAALVSPEDQIMLITTGGILVRTRVSEIREMGRATQGVTLINVDEGTRLSGLQRIAESDSDDENDLDDVEDGESGDISADPALGSNSDQAGDA
- the ompA gene encoding outer membrane protein OmpA, giving the protein MNKTLKLVLAGVITVAATATSAQNVDNWVNSTGITWKNGDGTLCWRDNSWTPATAAKGCDGFLAPRAAATSGVSQSKITLQADTLYDFDKATLKAEGQATLDKIAKDLSKIKLEVIIAVGNTDSVGTDAYNMALGQRRAQSVKAYLVSKGVDGSRIYTESKGKSNPVASNATAEGRAKNRRTDIEVVGTAAVK
- the ubiG gene encoding bifunctional 2-polyprenyl-6-hydroxyphenol methylase/3-demethylubiquinol 3-O-methyltransferase UbiG, with translation MNVDQSEIAKFSALAHRWWDPHSEFKPLHAINPLRLNWIKSFVDLQGKKVLDVGCGGGILAESIAQSGADTCGIDLSEKALKVAELHALEVGATLKYRSISAEALAEEEPEQYDVVTCMEMLEHVPDPASVVRACANLCKPGGTLFFSTLNRNPKSYLFAIIGAEYILRLLPKGTHEYAKFIKPSELVAFTRHAGLDMLGMKGMTYNPITQVYSLGDDVDVNYMIAVRK